In Sorghum bicolor cultivar BTx623 chromosome 8, Sorghum_bicolor_NCBIv3, whole genome shotgun sequence, one genomic interval encodes:
- the LOC8076670 gene encoding histidine biosynthesis bifunctional protein hisIE, chloroplastic isoform X1: MAAAPASAPTHSPASSSSSACRAGICSGGTTRPNLHSAAASAPGWRRRREPYPAVSVAAGSAQSAPGAVPVVDPKVDVLLDSVKWDSKGLAVAIAQNVDTGAILMQGFANKEALAKTISTRKATFFSRSRSSLWTKGETSMNFINVHDIFLDCDRDSIIYLGKPDGPTCHTGAETCYYTSVYDALQSSKPNEGRQVVTTLYSLEDTISRRQEEIVTEGGGKPSWTKKLLLDNQLLCSKIREEAGELIQTLLENEDQSRAASEMADLLYHAMVLLRVKDVKMEEVLEVLRKRFSQSGIEEKASRSKS; encoded by the exons ATGGCGGCGGCTCCGGCGTCCGCACCAACTCATTCGCCCGCGTCCTCGTCTTCCTCAGCGTGCCGCGCGGGAATCTGCTCCGGCGGGACAACCCGCCCCAATCTCCACTCCGCCGCTGCTTCGGCCCCTGGATGGAGGAGGCGCAGGGAGCCGTACCCGGCAGTCTCCGTGGCGGCGGGCTCCGCACAGTCTGCGCCAGGAGCTGTACCCGTCGTCGACCCCAAG GTTGACGTGTTACTAGACAGTGTGAAGTGGGATAGCAAAGGGTTGGCTGTTGCTATTGCACAGAACGTGGATACTGGAGCCATACTTATGCAGGGTTTTGCTAACAAAGAAGCCCTTGCAAAAACTATATCGACCAGGAAAGCTACATTCTTTAGCCGCTCACGGTCTTCCCTGTGGACAAAAGGGGAGACATCCATGAACTTCATTAATGTCCATGACATTTTCCTTGATTGTGACCGTGATTCT ATAATATACCTTGGCAAGCCAGATGGACCTACCTGCCATACAGGAGCAGAAACCTGTTACTATACTTCAGTTTATGATGCTCTACAAAGTTCAAAG CCCAATGAAGGCAGGCAGGTTGTGACAACCCTATACTCACTTGAAGATACAATTAGTAGACGGCAGGAGGAGATAGTTACTGAAGGAGGTGGCAAGCCATCATGGACCAAAAAACTACTGCTTGACAACCAGCTACTTTGCTCGAAAATACG TGAAGAAGCTGGCGAACTAATTCAAACGCTGCTCGAGAACGAGGACCAATCTCGTGCAGCTTCGGAGATGGCTGATCTGCTGTACCATGCCATGGTGCTGCTCAGAGTCAAGGATGTAAAGATGGAAGAAGTCCTTGAGGTCCTGAGGAAGAGATTTTCGCAGTCTGGTATTGAGGAGAAGGCCAGTCGCAGTAAATCTTAG
- the LOC8076670 gene encoding histidine biosynthesis bifunctional protein hisIE, chloroplastic isoform X2: MAAAPASAPTHSPASSSSSACRAGICSGGTTRPNLHSAAASAPGWRRRREPYPAVSVAAGSAQSAPGAVPVVDPKVDVLLDSVKWDSKGLAVAIAQNVDTGAILMQGFANKEALAKTISTRKATFFSRSRSSLWTKGETSMNFINVHDIFLDCDRDSIIYLGKPDGPTCHTGAETCYYTSVYDALQSSKPNEGRQVVTTLYSLEDTISRRQEEIVTEGGGKPSWTKKLLLDNQLLCSKIRALMSVLLFLHIIQ; the protein is encoded by the exons ATGGCGGCGGCTCCGGCGTCCGCACCAACTCATTCGCCCGCGTCCTCGTCTTCCTCAGCGTGCCGCGCGGGAATCTGCTCCGGCGGGACAACCCGCCCCAATCTCCACTCCGCCGCTGCTTCGGCCCCTGGATGGAGGAGGCGCAGGGAGCCGTACCCGGCAGTCTCCGTGGCGGCGGGCTCCGCACAGTCTGCGCCAGGAGCTGTACCCGTCGTCGACCCCAAG GTTGACGTGTTACTAGACAGTGTGAAGTGGGATAGCAAAGGGTTGGCTGTTGCTATTGCACAGAACGTGGATACTGGAGCCATACTTATGCAGGGTTTTGCTAACAAAGAAGCCCTTGCAAAAACTATATCGACCAGGAAAGCTACATTCTTTAGCCGCTCACGGTCTTCCCTGTGGACAAAAGGGGAGACATCCATGAACTTCATTAATGTCCATGACATTTTCCTTGATTGTGACCGTGATTCT ATAATATACCTTGGCAAGCCAGATGGACCTACCTGCCATACAGGAGCAGAAACCTGTTACTATACTTCAGTTTATGATGCTCTACAAAGTTCAAAG CCCAATGAAGGCAGGCAGGTTGTGACAACCCTATACTCACTTGAAGATACAATTAGTAGACGGCAGGAGGAGATAGTTACTGAAGGAGGTGGCAAGCCATCATGGACCAAAAAACTACTGCTTGACAACCAGCTACTTTGCTCGAAAATACG ggccttaatgtCAGTGCTGCTATTTTTGCATATAATTCAGTGA